The following is a genomic window from Janibacter sp. DB-40.
CGACGCAACGACGACCGCAGCCTGCTCGAGCAGCTTTGGGGCCCGGCGAATGCAGCCTTCATGCCCGGTGGACCCGAGGACCCCAACAGCACCGTGCTCACGGTCACCGCGGAGACCGCCTCCTACTGGGAGTCGCCCGGGAAGGCCGCGCTGGTGGTGGAGATGGCCAAGGGCGTCGTCGGCGACCACAAGGCCAAGCCCGGCGACTCCGGCACCATCTCCCTGTGATCCGGGAGGACGGGCGCGTCAGGGGCTGATCGGTCGGGGGCACCTCACCGGACACCCGGCGCCGATCGCTCGGGTCGGGTAACGTCGATCGCGTCCGAAGCTCCACAACTCGGTGCCCGGCGGGGTTCGTCAGACCTCGTCGCATGGAGGACACGATGACCACGACATCCACCCGCCCGGACGTCACGAGGCTGCTCGCACGCTTCCGTGACGTCCGCAGCCGTACCGATCGCCTGACCCGGGACCTGAGCCCCGAGGACCAGACGCCGCAGTCGATGATGCAGGCCAGCCCGGCCAAGTGGCACCGGGCCCACACCACCTGGTTCTTCGAGGAGTTCGTCCTCGGCAGCGACCCCGGGTACCGGCCGCGCGACCCGGCCTTCCGGTACCTCTTCAACAGCTACTACGAGGCCGTCGGGGAGCGACACCCGCGAGCCGCCCGCGGCCAGGTGACCCGCCCCGGGATCGACGAGGTCGCCGCCTACCGCGAGGACGTCGAGCGGCAGGTCGCCGACCGGCTCGCCGCGGGTAGCCTCGACGACGCGGCGCTCGACCTCGTGGAGCTGGGCTGCCACCACGAGGAGCAGCACCAGGAGCTGCTGCTGATGGACCTCAAGCACCTCCTGTCCGGCAACGTCCTGCAGCCGTCCTACGTCGACCGGGCGCCCGATCTGGACCCCGGCGCCGGACCCGACCCCCTTCGCTGGACGCACCTCCCCGGAGGGCTCACCCAGGTCGGCGACGACGGCCGCGGGTTCGCCTTCGACAACGAGCGCCCCCGCCACCGGGTGTGGCTGGAGGACGTGGAGGTCGCCGGCAGGCAGGTCACCAACGCCGAGTGGATGGAGTTCATCGCCGACGGTGGCTACGGCGATCCCCAGCTGTGGCTGTCGGACGGGTGGGCGACGCTGCAGGCGACCGGCTGGGACGCCCCCGGCTACTGGCGCCGGGACGAGGACGAGGGGTGGACGACGTTCACCCTCTCGGGTCGCCGGCCCGTCGTCGCGGCCGAGCCGGTCTGCCACATCTCGTACTTCGAGGCCGACGCCTTCGCGCGGTGGGCCGGGTACCGCCTGCCCACCGAGCAGGAGTGGGAGGCCTTCGCCGCCAGCGGCGACGAGGTGCGCGGCGAGCTGCTCGACCCCGAGCGGTGCCACCCGGCGCCTGCCCGCGAGATCACGCTCGGCAACGTGTGGGAGTGGACGGCCAGCGCCTACCTGCCCTATCCCGGCTTCGAGACGGCACCCGGCGCGGTTGGCGAGTACAACGGCAAGTTCATGAACGACCAGCACGTGCTGCGCGGTGCGTGCGCCATCACGCCGCTGGAGCACCCGCGGATCACGTACCGCAACTTCTTCCCGGCGGACTCGCGCTGGGTCTTCTCCGGTCTGCGGCTCGCCCGGTGAGCCGGGAGCAGCTCGAGGCCGACTTGCGCGCCGGCCTGTGGTCGCCGCCGCCGTCGCTGCCGCCGCGGTGGTTCTACGACGAGCGCGGCAGCCGCCTCTTCGACGAGATCACCGGCCTGCCGGAGTACTACCCCACCCGGGCCGAGCACGAGATCCTGGCGCGTCGCAGCGCGGAGATCATCGAGATCACCGGTGCCAGCGCCGTCGACGAGCTCGGTGCCGGCTCCTCGACGAAGACCCGGGTCCTCCTCGATGCGCTGACCACCGGTGACCGGCAGGCGGTGTACGCACCGCTGGACATCAGCGGAGAGGTGCTCCTGGAGGCCGCCGACCGGTTGCGAGCGGAGTACCCGACGCTCACCGTCGCGCCGGCAGTGGCCGACTTCCACCACCTGCCCTCGCTCGCCGGGGAGCCGGGCAGACGTCTGCTGCTCTTCCTCGGCGGGACCATCGGCAACTTCACCGATCCCGAGCGCTCGGACTTCCTGGCGATGGTGCGCGGCGCGCTCGTCCCGGGGGACCATTTCCTCCTCGGCGCGGATCTGGTGAAGGACCCGGCTCGGTTGGTCGCCGCCTACGACGACGCCGCCGGCGTCACCGCGCAGTTCAACCTCAACCTCATCGACGTCATCAACCGGGAGGCCCCGGTCACCGGGCTGCACCGGGAGGACTTCGAGCACGTGGCGCTGTGGGACGAGGACGCGCTGCACATCGAGATGCGCCTGCGAGCGGTTCGTGACGTCGAGGCGGACTTCACCGGTATCGGCCGGCGGTGGCGGCTTGCGGAGGGGGAGCACCTGCGGACCGAGATCTCCCGCAAGTTCCACCTCGATGCGCTGCACGCCGAGTTGGCGGCCCACGGGTTGGCGACGGTCGCCGGGTGGACCGACGAGGCGGGCGACTTCTCGCTCACTCTCGCCCGCGCCACCTGAGGGCGCGGTGCGCTGGTCGAGGGGTCAGGCCGTGGGCGGGACCGGGCCCTCGGCGCTCGTCTCCACGACGTCGGCACCGG
Proteins encoded in this region:
- the egtB gene encoding ergothioneine biosynthesis protein EgtB; translation: MTTTSTRPDVTRLLARFRDVRSRTDRLTRDLSPEDQTPQSMMQASPAKWHRAHTTWFFEEFVLGSDPGYRPRDPAFRYLFNSYYEAVGERHPRAARGQVTRPGIDEVAAYREDVERQVADRLAAGSLDDAALDLVELGCHHEEQHQELLLMDLKHLLSGNVLQPSYVDRAPDLDPGAGPDPLRWTHLPGGLTQVGDDGRGFAFDNERPRHRVWLEDVEVAGRQVTNAEWMEFIADGGYGDPQLWLSDGWATLQATGWDAPGYWRRDEDEGWTTFTLSGRRPVVAAEPVCHISYFEADAFARWAGYRLPTEQEWEAFAASGDEVRGELLDPERCHPAPAREITLGNVWEWTASAYLPYPGFETAPGAVGEYNGKFMNDQHVLRGACAITPLEHPRITYRNFFPADSRWVFSGLRLAR
- the egtD gene encoding L-histidine N(alpha)-methyltransferase, whose amino-acid sequence is MSREQLEADLRAGLWSPPPSLPPRWFYDERGSRLFDEITGLPEYYPTRAEHEILARRSAEIIEITGASAVDELGAGSSTKTRVLLDALTTGDRQAVYAPLDISGEVLLEAADRLRAEYPTLTVAPAVADFHHLPSLAGEPGRRLLLFLGGTIGNFTDPERSDFLAMVRGALVPGDHFLLGADLVKDPARLVAAYDDAAGVTAQFNLNLIDVINREAPVTGLHREDFEHVALWDEDALHIEMRLRAVRDVEADFTGIGRRWRLAEGEHLRTEISRKFHLDALHAELAAHGLATVAGWTDEAGDFSLTLARAT